In Caloramator sp. E03, the sequence GGAGCATTGTATGTATATATTACAAAATATATGGATGGAGAAAACTTTTTCACACTAACCGTACCACATTAACTTTAATTAATCAAAATGGTGTTAATATAATTTTGTAGCTGTGTCTTCTATGATTTCTTTGAGATATTATACCTACAAAATTATACTAACACCAAATTGATTTATATATTTCAGTCTTATCTATTAAGAGCTAATTACATTATTTTTACAATAATACATATTTCTATAACTTTTTGGAGTAACGCCATAGTATTTTTTGAAAACCCTTGTAAAATGATCTGGACTGTCATAACCGTTTTGTTCAGCAATTTGTTCTATTGACATATTAGTATTAGTCAATAATTTCTTTGAATTTTCCATCTTTAATTTAGTTATTATTGTTGTAAAGTTCATATTTGTATTTGTTTTAATTAATTTGCTTATATAAGCTTCACTATAATGAAAGTAATTTGCAAGTGAACGAAGTGTAAGTGTTTGAAAGTTTTGCTGAATATATTGCAATATTGAAATAAAATCTATTTTTTCCTTCTCATTGCTATCAAACCTATAAAAACATATCGTATCACTATATTTACGAAGTATATTAGAAAATAAAATATTTACAAAATTTATGCAACATGTATTTGAAAAAGAATCCATGATATAGCTTTCCATACTAATATTTTTTAATAGCATTTTTATTTCACTTTGATTATCAGTATTGAAAAGTAAATAATTACCTTTTCTGTTTTTCCCATAGAATATATTTCTAAAGAATATAGATAAAAGATTTTTTTGAGTAAGCAGATTAAAAAAAGTATGTTCAAATGTACTTTGTCTTATTAGAATACTTACAACTAAGCTGTTTTCGCAAGGAAGAACATCATGAATTGAGTGAGGTGCAATAATGCACATTTCTCCTTCTTTTAAAATTCTTTGTTCTCTTTCAAATATCTGAATACATTGTCCATAGAAAACATAATTAATTTCGAAAAAGTCATGAGAATGGAAAAGGTTTTTAATATAATTTATATGTTTAATAAAAAACACATCGCGATTACCAGGGATTATCATATTTTCATTAATTTGTCCATTATCAGGAGTGAGCATTCCGTATGTAATTTCAACTGGCAACTTATGTATCAAATCATTAAATTCTTCATCAGATAGATTTCCCCAAAAAGTATTAAAAGATAATTTTGGTTTTATAAATGTATGCTTATTAGAAGAATATAAAAGCCTAACTGCCTCATTAAAAGAAATATTTTGTTTATATTTTATATATCTATCTTTAATTGTTTCTTGAACTTGTCCTAATGTTACATATCCATGTATATTATAATCCATATATTTCACCTTATTATGATTAATATTTATATTATTAATTTTAAATTATGAGAATTATTAATTCAATTATGAGGACAAAAAAAGTCGGATTTATTTAAATTTTGAGACAAGTAATTTTAAAATCAAATTATTATACTTAAAGGGGAGGGATAAATATGATAGATATATTTAATTATAAAACAGTAAAATTTCCAGATAACTTTTTATGGGGTGCAAGTACAGCAGGTCAACAGATTGAAGGAAATAATAATTCTTTTTATGATAGTGAAGAATTCTTACCTAAATCAGCATTTGGTGAACTATCTTACGAATATGCAGGACTTGCTTGTAACAGTTATGAAATGTTCGAAAAAGATATAGAGCTTTTGAAAAAAATGAATTTAAAAATATACCGTATGTCTATTGAATGGAGCAGAATTGAGCCAGAAGAAGGAATTTTTAATGAAGAAGCTGTAAAACACTATCAAAGAATATTTAATCTGTTGAAAGAAAATAATATAAAGCTGTGTCTTACATTGCATCATTTTTCACATCCAGTATGGTTTCATAAAAAGGGATTCTTTAATACCCTTGAAAATATGAAATATTGGGAAAGATATCTTAAATTTATTGTTCCTAAAATAAAAGAATATGTAGATTACTGGATTATTTTAAATGAACTTAATTTGCCTTATGTATATACAGTTGAACAACGTGTAAATATGCTGCATTATCATGCAAGAGGATATCACATAATAAAGCATTATTCTGATAAACCTGCAAGTTCAGCTCATTCATACTCAGAAAAATACCCTTTAAGAGGAAAACATGATAAAATAGACAATTTAATGAGTGAACTTTATGATTACCAAGAAAATGAGTTTTTCTTTAATGCAATAAGAACAGGAGAGATCTGTATGCCATTTATGGATGGCCAATATGTAAGTGAATTAAAAGATAGCTGTGATTATTGGGCTCTTAATACATATATAAGGCAAATCATAGATGGGCATAGAAAAAATCCTTATGCAGATTTTTATAATGCAACCCATTTGAATAATTTAGATGTTCCTTTTTATACTGAGGAGATTTTTCCAGAAATTATTATAAACATGTTATTAAGATGTAAAGATAAGCCGTGTTTAATTACAGAAAATGGTATAGCAACTATTGATGATAGGATTAGAATTGTTTATATTTCTGCAATACTACAAAGTTTAAAGGAAGCAATAGATTTAGGTGTAAATGTATTTGGATATATGCATTGGTCTTTAATAGATAATTGGGAATGGGGAAGTTTTAAGCCAACCTTTGGGCTTGCTAAAGTAGATAGAAAAACCTTTGAAAGGGAAATTAAAAAGAGTGGACATTTCTATGGAGAAATAGCAAAAAATAATCTTTTTTCACAAGAGATACTTCAAAAATATTTAAATGAAATTCCTTCTGTAATAAACAGATAATTTTTTAAAATTAATGCCTCAAAAATTTTAATTATAAATAAAAATTTTAAAAATGAGGGGGAATACTTTATGAATGAACAAAAAAAAGAATCAAACACGAGGTTTGGCATCGCCTGGGCACTTGCTAACGGAGGAGGCTATATGTTAATACAAGCAACAGTAGCAAGTTACATCGCAGTTTTTATGACAGATTATATTGGTATTGCAGCTGGGGTAGCTTCAGTTATTATGGGTTTAGCTTCATTGTGGGATGCAATAAATGATCCTATTATGGGAGTTATTGCCGACAGGACAAAGTCAAGATGGGGAAGATACAGACCTTACTTTTTGTTTGCCCCAATATTTTTTGTAATTGTAAGCGTTTTGCTCTTTTTAAATCCTAAAGGATTATCTGAGAGTGGTAAAATAGCTTGGACTTCTATTTTTTATGTTGGTTTTGGAATGTTAAATACAGTTTGTACAATGCCTACAATGGCAATCGTTCCAGCACATGTAAAGGAGTTTGATGAAAGAAATAAAATATTTACATGGGGTGCTATTGCAACTGCATTTTCTTTTACAATTGCTTCATCATACTCAATTAATATTTCAAAATTTTTTGGAAGCTGGGTTCCAATGATATTAATTTATGGTATATTAATGATTATAAGTTATTTATGGCTATTTAAGGTATCAAAGGAAAGATATTTAATTGATATTGATGCTGAAAAAAGACCTATATCAAAGGATATAAAAATAATATTTAAACATAAAGAAATCTATCCTGTTATAATTATTTGGATGCTTTGTTCTCTTGGTTTTGGTTTAATGTTTGCTACATCAGTATATTATGTAATGTATTATTTAGCAAGACCTGATTTAATATCAAAATATATGCTTGTTCTATCAATAGGTGCTTTTATATCTATGTCAGTAATTATGCCTTTAGCAATAAAAATATTTAAATGTGGGCATAAAGCATTATTGTGGTCCCAACTTTTAACAGCAATTTGTTATATTATACTTTTCTTCTTTGGCAAGAATAATTTTACTTTCCTTTGTGTTGTATCTTTTATTGCTACATCGCTTTCAGCTATGGAAAACTCACTTATTAATTTGTTATTAGCAGATAGCATAGACTTTATTCAATTAAAAGATGGAGTTTCATTAAATGCAACTCTTTCTTCTATAAAAGGTTTTGCTTTTAAATGTGGGACAACCTTACAATCATCAGGTATTTTAGCTGTATTAGCAATTACAGGATATGTTGCTGGAGCAATAGGTCATCAGCCTGAATCAGCAATGCTTGGTATTAATTCATTAAGATTTTTAATTCCTGCTATGATTTCTTTAATTGTAGTTATTCTTTGCATTTTCTATCCTTTACAAAAGCACTATGCTGAATTTGAAAAAATGAAAGAAAAAATGGTGGCTATGTAATTAAATGATTTTATAAAGTAATTTTAAAAATCTTAAATTCTTTGTATTTATATTTTTTAATTACCGTTTTTATCTTTACTAAAACGATAAATATTAGAGCTATGAGCCATTAATAATTTTATCTCTCCTTTGGAGTGATAAAAAAATTCCAGGGAGAGATGAAATTTAAATATCTATATAAATAAGACTCATTAAAGAAAAAGGAGATGTGTTTATGAATTTAGAGGTAATTAATTTAAGAGAAGACAGACCTGTCACCCTTACCTCATATATTATTGATAAATCGTCTGAGATTGAATGGGAAAAAAGACCAGCAGTTGTTATCTGCCCAGGTGGTGGGTTTCAAATGACATCTGATAGAGAAGCTGAGCCTATTGCTGTATCTTTTCTTGGGAAAGGCTATAATGCTTTTGTTTTAAGATATACAACTGGCAGTATGGGAGTTAAAAAAATCTATCCTGAAA encodes:
- a CDS encoding AraC family transcriptional regulator; protein product: MDYNIHGYVTLGQVQETIKDRYIKYKQNISFNEAVRLLYSSNKHTFIKPKLSFNTFWGNLSDEEFNDLIHKLPVEITYGMLTPDNGQINENMIIPGNRDVFFIKHINYIKNLFHSHDFFEINYVFYGQCIQIFEREQRILKEGEMCIIAPHSIHDVLPCENSLVVSILIRQSTFEHTFFNLLTQKNLLSIFFRNIFYGKNRKGNYLLFNTDNQSEIKMLLKNISMESYIMDSFSNTCCINFVNILFSNILRKYSDTICFYRFDSNEKEKIDFISILQYIQQNFQTLTLRSLANYFHYSEAYISKLIKTNTNMNFTTIITKLKMENSKKLLTNTNMSIEQIAEQNGYDSPDHFTRVFKKYYGVTPKSYRNMYYCKNNVISS
- a CDS encoding glycoside hydrolase family 1 protein, with protein sequence MIDIFNYKTVKFPDNFLWGASTAGQQIEGNNNSFYDSEEFLPKSAFGELSYEYAGLACNSYEMFEKDIELLKKMNLKIYRMSIEWSRIEPEEGIFNEEAVKHYQRIFNLLKENNIKLCLTLHHFSHPVWFHKKGFFNTLENMKYWERYLKFIVPKIKEYVDYWIILNELNLPYVYTVEQRVNMLHYHARGYHIIKHYSDKPASSAHSYSEKYPLRGKHDKIDNLMSELYDYQENEFFFNAIRTGEICMPFMDGQYVSELKDSCDYWALNTYIRQIIDGHRKNPYADFYNATHLNNLDVPFYTEEIFPEIIINMLLRCKDKPCLITENGIATIDDRIRIVYISAILQSLKEAIDLGVNVFGYMHWSLIDNWEWGSFKPTFGLAKVDRKTFEREIKKSGHFYGEIAKNNLFSQEILQKYLNEIPSVINR
- a CDS encoding MFS transporter, encoding MNEQKKESNTRFGIAWALANGGGYMLIQATVASYIAVFMTDYIGIAAGVASVIMGLASLWDAINDPIMGVIADRTKSRWGRYRPYFLFAPIFFVIVSVLLFLNPKGLSESGKIAWTSIFYVGFGMLNTVCTMPTMAIVPAHVKEFDERNKIFTWGAIATAFSFTIASSYSINISKFFGSWVPMILIYGILMIISYLWLFKVSKERYLIDIDAEKRPISKDIKIIFKHKEIYPVIIIWMLCSLGFGLMFATSVYYVMYYLARPDLISKYMLVLSIGAFISMSVIMPLAIKIFKCGHKALLWSQLLTAICYIILFFFGKNNFTFLCVVSFIATSLSAMENSLINLLLADSIDFIQLKDGVSLNATLSSIKGFAFKCGTTLQSSGILAVLAITGYVAGAIGHQPESAMLGINSLRFLIPAMISLIVVILCIFYPLQKHYAEFEKMKEKMVAM